In a single window of the Eshraghiella crossota genome:
- a CDS encoding AIR synthase-related protein — translation MAVGKVPNRILKRSVVNLLKCPPRTGIDAASFAVGDIHVLTACATGLTDCAIAPETAVYKAANNIWVSGGELLGIEASFMLPKNYNEYNLKAYTKRVKAACDKCKTTLAGGHTEVTDGVKRFCISVAATGIAGTTPVNIHNVKPGMDIIVTKWIALEEAAMIVSNEDNMAKLCEHFSNEYMSVTGQYADWLTVRDEAAVAMKHGVAAMHDISEGGIFTALWDFAEGSGCGFEVDLKRIPLRQETVEIAEFFHLNPYTMKSSGSIIIACDNGTDMVNALNEEGIPAVIIGRTTDNNGKILRNEDEIRYLDKM, via the coding sequence ATGGCAGTAGGAAAAGTACCTAACAGAATTTTAAAAAGAAGCGTTGTTAATCTGCTTAAATGTCCGCCAAGAACGGGCATTGATGCAGCCTCTTTTGCCGTCGGAGATATACACGTCCTTACAGCCTGTGCAACAGGTCTTACGGATTGTGCAATTGCACCGGAAACAGCCGTTTACAAAGCGGCGAACAATATATGGGTTTCCGGGGGAGAACTCCTTGGGATAGAGGCTTCTTTTATGTTGCCTAAAAACTATAACGAGTATAACCTCAAGGCATATACAAAGCGTGTCAAAGCAGCATGCGATAAGTGCAAAACGACACTTGCGGGAGGGCATACGGAAGTAACGGACGGCGTTAAGAGGTTTTGTATAAGTGTAGCAGCAACAGGTATTGCAGGCACTACACCGGTCAACATACATAACGTTAAGCCCGGAATGGATATAATTGTTACAAAATGGATTGCACTTGAAGAGGCTGCAATGATTGTAAGTAATGAAGACAACATGGCAAAGTTATGTGAACACTTTTCTAATGAATATATGAGTGTAACCGGACAATATGCTGACTGGCTTACAGTTCGTGATGAGGCCGCAGTCGCGATGAAGCATGGTGTAGCAGCCATGCACGATATATCGGAAGGCGGTATATTTACTGCACTCTGGGATTTTGCCGAAGGAAGCGGATGCGGGTTTGAAGTTGATTTGAAACGTATTCCGTTAAGACAGGAGACAGTGGAAATTGCAGAATTTTTCCACCTTAATCCCTATACCATGAAGTCATCAGGAAGTATAATAATCGCCTGTGATAATGGAACTGATATGGTGAATGCCCTTAATGAAGAGGGAATTCCGGCAGTTATAATAGGCAGAACAACTGATAACAATGGTAAGATACTTCGCAACGAAGATGAAATCAGATATTTAGATAAGATGTAA
- the nth gene encoding endonuclease III, whose translation MTVKERALLVTKRLDEFYTTELTCYLNHDSAWQLLFATILSAQCTDARVNIVTEKLFKKYRTLEDFSKADIKELEEDIRSTGFYHNKAKNIKACATELLERHNGEVPRDIESLTALSGVGRKTANVIRGNIYHEPSIVVDTHVKRISRKLGLTKEDDPVKIEFDLMKVLPKDHWILYNIQIIRLGRNICFARNPKCEECFLRDLCKAGKGK comes from the coding sequence ATGACGGTAAAGGAACGGGCTTTGCTTGTTACAAAACGGCTGGATGAATTTTATACCACAGAGCTTACCTGCTATCTTAATCATGACAGCGCATGGCAGCTTCTTTTTGCCACCATATTAAGTGCCCAGTGTACAGATGCAAGGGTTAATATAGTGACAGAAAAGCTTTTTAAAAAATACAGAACCTTGGAGGATTTTTCTAAAGCGGACATTAAAGAACTTGAGGAAGATATACGGTCCACAGGTTTTTACCACAATAAAGCAAAAAATATTAAGGCTTGTGCCACGGAACTTCTGGAACGCCATAACGGGGAAGTACCAAGAGACATCGAAAGCCTTACGGCATTAAGCGGAGTGGGCAGAAAGACTGCCAATGTGATAAGAGGAAATATCTATCATGAACCGAGTATTGTGGTGGATACACATGTTAAAAGAATTTCCAGAAAGCTGGGACTTACAAAAGAAGATGACCCTGTTAAAATAGAATTTGACCTTATGAAGGTTCTTCCTAAAGACCATTGGATTTTATATAATATTCAGATAATAAGGCTGGGAAGAAATATATGCTTTGCAAGAAACCCTAAATGTGAGGAATGTTTTTTAAGGGATTTATGTAAAGCAGGAAAAGGAAAATAA
- a CDS encoding Lrp/AsnC family transcriptional regulator codes for MREAILAVLEKNSRIDLADLAALLGVTEAEVANEISEMEKERVICGYHTLINWDKTNNEKVTALIEVKVTPQRGLGFDSIAERIYNYSEVHALYLMSGGFDFTVIIEGKTMKQVATFVSSKLAPLEAVLSTSTHFVLKKYKDHGTVLDAPVSDERMLVTP; via the coding sequence ATGCGTGAAGCAATTTTAGCAGTTCTTGAAAAAAACAGCAGAATAGATTTGGCGGATCTTGCCGCTTTACTTGGAGTTACGGAAGCAGAGGTAGCTAATGAAATTTCAGAAATGGAAAAGGAGAGAGTTATCTGCGGTTATCATACGCTTATCAACTGGGATAAGACCAACAATGAAAAAGTAACGGCACTTATAGAAGTTAAGGTAACTCCACAGAGAGGTCTCGGTTTTGATTCAATTGCCGAGAGAATATATAATTACAGCGAAGTGCACGCACTTTACCTTATGTCCGGAGGATTTGACTTTACGGTAATCATTGAAGGAAAGACAATGAAGCAGGTTGCTACATTCGTATCAAGCAAATTAGCTCCGCTTGAAGCAGTTTTAAGCACTTCAACACATTTTGTATTAAAGAAATATAAAGACCACGGAACAGTCCTTGATGCTCCCGTGTCTGATGAAAGGATGCTTGTTACACCATGA
- a CDS encoding PolC-type DNA polymerase III produces MIKDFVAIDLETTGLSPYDNKIIELGAVRYRDGKPVDQYNTLINPGVHIPERITEITGIDDDMVSKAPYIDDELDRIMEFIGNDVILGHNVIFDYTFIAGALAGHSIEYSAEAIDTLKFAKKVLPANESKNLEHLCEMFDIVTIHHRAYEDAMSAANVYFRLCELSGEETIVEQYHFKKQKAAGITPKQVNYLKSLIERHNIKPDYIIENLTKSQASREIDRILSEYGIMRRQL; encoded by the coding sequence ATGATAAAAGATTTTGTGGCAATCGACCTTGAGACAACAGGTCTTAGCCCTTATGATAATAAAATAATAGAATTAGGTGCGGTAAGATACAGGGACGGAAAGCCTGTGGACCAATATAATACCTTGATTAATCCGGGAGTCCATATCCCGGAACGTATAACAGAGATAACCGGAATTGATGACGATATGGTAAGCAAAGCACCTTATATTGATGATGAGCTGGACAGAATTATGGAATTTATAGGTAATGATGTGATTCTGGGACATAATGTGATATTTGATTATACATTTATAGCGGGAGCCCTCGCAGGACACAGTATAGAATACAGTGCGGAAGCAATAGATACTTTGAAGTTTGCCAAAAAAGTATTGCCGGCCAATGAATCAAAGAATCTTGAACACCTTTGTGAAATGTTTGACATAGTGACGATACACCACAGGGCATACGAAGATGCCATGTCCGCTGCCAATGTGTATTTCAGATTGTGTGAACTTTCAGGAGAGGAAACGATTGTTGAACAGTATCACTTCAAGAAACAGAAAGCTGCGGGGATTACACCAAAACAGGTAAATTACCTTAAATCCCTTATAGAAAGACATAATATAAAACCTGACTACATAATCGAAAACCTGACAAAAAGTCAGGCTTCAAGGGAAATCGACAGAATATTATCCGAGTATGGAATTATGAGACGGCAGCTTTAA
- a CDS encoding DUF2752 domain-containing protein, with amino-acid sequence MSERLNFRQLLREKDSDAVVYIIGICIFFITGITALIIKGIAVRYNINMLTECQFRHLTGLYCPGCGGTRAFIYLIHGNIPKSILYHPLVIYAVILTAFFYMSQTFRFLTHGRVKGMHLKYFYLYIALFLVVVNFIIKNIILITRHVYIIP; translated from the coding sequence ATGAGTGAAAGATTAAATTTCAGACAACTGCTTAGAGAAAAAGATTCGGATGCCGTTGTGTATATAATAGGAATCTGCATATTTTTTATTACTGGAATTACAGCATTGATTATCAAAGGAATTGCTGTCCGTTACAATATTAATATGCTTACAGAGTGTCAGTTCCGCCACCTTACAGGTCTTTACTGTCCAGGCTGCGGCGGCACAAGAGCTTTTATTTATCTTATTCACGGCAATATCCCGAAGAGTATTTTATATCACCCACTGGTTATATATGCTGTCATACTTACCGCATTTTTTTATATGAGCCAGACCTTCCGTTTTCTGACACATGGCAGGGTTAAGGGTATGCATTTAAAATATTTTTACCTGTATATTGCACTTTTTCTTGTAGTTGTCAACTTTATAATTAAGAATATCATTCTTATTACAAGGCATGTATATATCATACCTTAA